From a region of the Sander lucioperca isolate FBNREF2018 chromosome 8, SLUC_FBN_1.2, whole genome shotgun sequence genome:
- the LOC116047298 gene encoding clumping factor A-like isoform X2, with amino-acid sequence MSRRYFLAYFTFFSSLVAGQSPKYALKGQEFFIMPDVAGHPDGILWKHSGNKVVEFNGNEQQVYTPYENRITLDWVSAELGITELRFEDSGDYELEIEVNKGLHRSIYKLEVIDKVAKPTISCEMSDGSSSNRSGQLVCSAEPRQPLMKFEWRTHGGVQPGPELTISLGEEHDDDVHSCSVSNPLSNETATFTAKDCYTDQSSSVAVIASIISIFLIVLLVVLGILFCKVYHKACFATADLEKQSPPCKTEGSDKKKAQGDENKSLLHRTDTIPSQQPLRNLAQAGFVKERAKMFEQINDGQTGSKKNIDKHKKTLSPPSPPRRESPSPLDLNNLACSDKGDAESDQLRDCAEDIVPLYDPSHSEKANEPDLAGVSYDLEPEKEADEDEEEQSAPASAETTSAAQPHSPLTEGCLNMAPKDATGEHKEDANSDQVTGEIADKNGGESDSSGEEERNESDDSIEDKQPSTVPEQKGSETLLHEHDSNLSQDETQTRESNQQEKVKPVSEDENERNSVGDREDADKDSDLYLATSQQPQSPTPTKADNTTDTFQKSLDTAHADPDREEQDKISHDSDEGQSDKGKGETVEDKNEVKCDLKEEKQGNKSRSQDAEGQKKDEAVGL; translated from the exons ATGTCTCGTCGTTATTTCCTGGCCTATTTCACATTTTTCTCGTCTCTGG TTGCTGGACAGTCTCCAAAATATGCACTCAAGGGGCAGGAGTTCTTTATAATGCCAGACGTCGCTGGACACCCTGATGGAATTCTGTGGAAACATAGTGGCAACAAAGTGGTGGAGTTTAATGGCAATGAGCAACAGGTGTACACCCCATATGAAAACAGGATCACTCTTGATTGGGTCTCTGCAGAACTCGGTATCACTGAACTCAGATTTGAAGACAGCGGAGACTATGAATTGGAAATAGAAGTAAACAAAGGATTGCATCGTTCAATTTATAAATTGGAGGTCATAG ACAAGGTTGCCAAGCCCACCATATCCTGCGAGATGAGCGATGGCAGCAGCTCTAACAGATCTGGACAGTTGGTGTGCTCGGCAGAGCCCAGACAACCTTTAATGAAGTTTGAGTGGAGAACACATGGAGGAGTGCAGCCTGGCCCAGAGCTTACAATATCTCTGGGGGAGGAACATGATGATGATGTACATAGTTGCAGTGTGAGCAACCCTCTAAGTAATGAAACGGCTACATTCACTGCAAAGGATTGCTACACAG aCCAAAGTTCATCTGTAGCAGTGATTGCCAGCATCATCAGCATCTTTTTAATTGTGCTACTCGTGGTTTTGGGCATACTGTTCTGCAAAGTATACCATAAAG CATGTTTTGCAACAGCTGATTTGGAAAAACAGTCACCACCCTGTAAAACAGAAG GTTCAGATAAGAAGAAAGCCCAGGGTGATGAAAATAAGTCTCTTCTTCATAGAACAGACACAATTCCCTCTCAGCAGCCACTTCGCAATTTGGCCCAAGCAG GATTTGTCAAAGAGAGAGCAAAGATGTTTGAACAAATCAATGATGGACAGACAG GTTCAAAGAAGAACATAGACAAGCATAAGAAAACTTTGTCTCCTCCTTCCCCTCCACGTAGGGAGTCCCCTTCTCCTCTGGATCTGAATAATCTTGCTTGCAGCGACAAAGGTGATGCAGAGTCCGACCAGCTCAGAGACTGTGCAGAGGATATAGTCCCATTATACGACCCCTCACACTCTGAGAAGGCAAATGAACCAGACCTAGCTGGTGTGTCGTACGACTTAG AGCCAGAGAAAGAGGCAGATGAGGATGAGGAAGAACAGTCTGCTCCTGCCAGTGCTGAAACTACTTCTGCCGCTCAGCCACATTCCCCTTTGACCGAAGGCTGTCTAAATATGGCACCGAAGGACGCCACTGGTGAACACAAAGAAGACGCCAACTCAGATCAGGTCACTGGAGAAATTGCAGATAAAAATGGGGGAGAATCTGACTCATCAGGCGAAGAGGAAAGAAATGAATCGGACGACTCTATCGAGGACAAACAGCCGTCCACCGTTCCTGAACAGAAAGGTTCAGAAACATTATTACATGAGCATGATTCAAACTTATCACAGGATGAAACACAGACAAGAGAAAGCAACCAGCAAGAAAAAGTCAAACCAGTTTCTGAAGATGAAAATGAAAGGAATAGTGTAGGTGACCGTGAAGATGCAGATAAAGACTCAGATCTGTATTTAGCCACCTCCCAGCAACCTCAGAGCCCCACACCAACAAAAGCAGACAACACAACCGATACCTTTCAAAAGTCTCTAGACACTGCACATGCAGACCCAGATCGAGAAGAACAGGACAAGATCAGCCATGACTCAGATGAGGGTCAGTCCGATAAAGGCAAGGGTGAAACTGTTGAAGATAAAAATGAGGTCAAGTGTGACCTAAAAGAAGAAAAGCAGGGCAATAAGAGCCGTAGTCAGGATGCAGAAGGACAAAAGAAAGATGAAGCTGTTGgcctttaa
- the LOC116047298 gene encoding clumping factor A-like isoform X4, which produces MSRRYFLAYFTFFSSLVAGQSPKYALKGQEFFIMPDVAGHPDGILWKHSGNKVVEFNGNEQQVYTPYENRITLDWVSAELGITELRFEDSGDYELEIEVNKGLHRSIYKLEVIDKVAKPTISCEMSDGSSSNRSGQLVCSAEPRQPLMKFEWRTHGGVQPGPELTISLGEEHDDDVHSCSVSNPLSNETATFTAKDCYTDQSSSVAVIASIISIFLIVLLVVLGILFCKVYHKACFATADLEKQSPPCKTEGSDKKKAQGDENKSLLHRTDTIPSQQPLRNLAQAGFVKERAKMFEQINDGQTGSKKNIDKHKKTLSPPSPPRRESPSPLDLNNLACSDKGDAESDDLGEEFSIAPEQPEPEKEADEDEEEQSAPASAETTSAAQPHSPLTEGCLNMAPKDATGEHKEDANSDQVTGEIADKNGGESDSSGEEERNESDDSIEDKQPSTVPEQKGSETLLHEHDSNLSQDETQTRESNQQEKVKPVSEDENERNSVGDREDADKDSDLYLATSQQPQSPTPTKADNTTDTFQKSLDTAHADPDREEQDKISHDSDEGQSDKGKGETVEDKNEVKCDLKEEKQGNKSRSQDAEGQKKDEAVGL; this is translated from the exons ATGTCTCGTCGTTATTTCCTGGCCTATTTCACATTTTTCTCGTCTCTGG TTGCTGGACAGTCTCCAAAATATGCACTCAAGGGGCAGGAGTTCTTTATAATGCCAGACGTCGCTGGACACCCTGATGGAATTCTGTGGAAACATAGTGGCAACAAAGTGGTGGAGTTTAATGGCAATGAGCAACAGGTGTACACCCCATATGAAAACAGGATCACTCTTGATTGGGTCTCTGCAGAACTCGGTATCACTGAACTCAGATTTGAAGACAGCGGAGACTATGAATTGGAAATAGAAGTAAACAAAGGATTGCATCGTTCAATTTATAAATTGGAGGTCATAG ACAAGGTTGCCAAGCCCACCATATCCTGCGAGATGAGCGATGGCAGCAGCTCTAACAGATCTGGACAGTTGGTGTGCTCGGCAGAGCCCAGACAACCTTTAATGAAGTTTGAGTGGAGAACACATGGAGGAGTGCAGCCTGGCCCAGAGCTTACAATATCTCTGGGGGAGGAACATGATGATGATGTACATAGTTGCAGTGTGAGCAACCCTCTAAGTAATGAAACGGCTACATTCACTGCAAAGGATTGCTACACAG aCCAAAGTTCATCTGTAGCAGTGATTGCCAGCATCATCAGCATCTTTTTAATTGTGCTACTCGTGGTTTTGGGCATACTGTTCTGCAAAGTATACCATAAAG CATGTTTTGCAACAGCTGATTTGGAAAAACAGTCACCACCCTGTAAAACAGAAG GTTCAGATAAGAAGAAAGCCCAGGGTGATGAAAATAAGTCTCTTCTTCATAGAACAGACACAATTCCCTCTCAGCAGCCACTTCGCAATTTGGCCCAAGCAG GATTTGTCAAAGAGAGAGCAAAGATGTTTGAACAAATCAATGATGGACAGACAG GTTCAAAGAAGAACATAGACAAGCATAAGAAAACTTTGTCTCCTCCTTCCCCTCCACGTAGGGAGTCCCCTTCTCCTCTGGATCTGAATAATCTTGCTTGCAGCGACAAAGGTGATGCAGAGTCCG ACGACTTAGGTGAGGAATTCTCCATCGCTCCTGAACAGCCAG AGCCAGAGAAAGAGGCAGATGAGGATGAGGAAGAACAGTCTGCTCCTGCCAGTGCTGAAACTACTTCTGCCGCTCAGCCACATTCCCCTTTGACCGAAGGCTGTCTAAATATGGCACCGAAGGACGCCACTGGTGAACACAAAGAAGACGCCAACTCAGATCAGGTCACTGGAGAAATTGCAGATAAAAATGGGGGAGAATCTGACTCATCAGGCGAAGAGGAAAGAAATGAATCGGACGACTCTATCGAGGACAAACAGCCGTCCACCGTTCCTGAACAGAAAGGTTCAGAAACATTATTACATGAGCATGATTCAAACTTATCACAGGATGAAACACAGACAAGAGAAAGCAACCAGCAAGAAAAAGTCAAACCAGTTTCTGAAGATGAAAATGAAAGGAATAGTGTAGGTGACCGTGAAGATGCAGATAAAGACTCAGATCTGTATTTAGCCACCTCCCAGCAACCTCAGAGCCCCACACCAACAAAAGCAGACAACACAACCGATACCTTTCAAAAGTCTCTAGACACTGCACATGCAGACCCAGATCGAGAAGAACAGGACAAGATCAGCCATGACTCAGATGAGGGTCAGTCCGATAAAGGCAAGGGTGAAACTGTTGAAGATAAAAATGAGGTCAAGTGTGACCTAAAAGAAGAAAAGCAGGGCAATAAGAGCCGTAGTCAGGATGCAGAAGGACAAAAGAAAGATGAAGCTGTTGgcctttaa
- the LOC116047298 gene encoding clumping factor A-like isoform X3 — protein MSRRYFLAYFTFFSSLVAGQSPKYALKGQEFFIMPDVAGHPDGILWKHSGNKVVEFNGNEQQVYTPYENRITLDWVSAELGITELRFEDSGDYELEIEVNKGLHRSIYKLEVIDKVAKPTISCEMSDGSSSNRSGQLVCSAEPRQPLMKFEWRTHGGVQPGPELTISLGEEHDDDVHSCSVSNPLSNETATFTAKDCYTDQSSSVAVIASIISIFLIVLLVVLGILFCKVYHKACFATADLEKQSPPCKTEGSDKKKAQGDENKSLLHRTDTIPSQQPLRNLAQAGSKKNIDKHKKTLSPPSPPRRESPSPLDLNNLACSDKGDAESDQLRDCAEDIVPLYDPSHSEKANEPDLAGVSYDLGEEFSIAPEQPEPEKEADEDEEEQSAPASAETTSAAQPHSPLTEGCLNMAPKDATGEHKEDANSDQVTGEIADKNGGESDSSGEEERNESDDSIEDKQPSTVPEQKGSETLLHEHDSNLSQDETQTRESNQQEKVKPVSEDENERNSVGDREDADKDSDLYLATSQQPQSPTPTKADNTTDTFQKSLDTAHADPDREEQDKISHDSDEGQSDKGKGETVEDKNEVKCDLKEEKQGNKSRSQDAEGQKKDEAVGL, from the exons ATGTCTCGTCGTTATTTCCTGGCCTATTTCACATTTTTCTCGTCTCTGG TTGCTGGACAGTCTCCAAAATATGCACTCAAGGGGCAGGAGTTCTTTATAATGCCAGACGTCGCTGGACACCCTGATGGAATTCTGTGGAAACATAGTGGCAACAAAGTGGTGGAGTTTAATGGCAATGAGCAACAGGTGTACACCCCATATGAAAACAGGATCACTCTTGATTGGGTCTCTGCAGAACTCGGTATCACTGAACTCAGATTTGAAGACAGCGGAGACTATGAATTGGAAATAGAAGTAAACAAAGGATTGCATCGTTCAATTTATAAATTGGAGGTCATAG ACAAGGTTGCCAAGCCCACCATATCCTGCGAGATGAGCGATGGCAGCAGCTCTAACAGATCTGGACAGTTGGTGTGCTCGGCAGAGCCCAGACAACCTTTAATGAAGTTTGAGTGGAGAACACATGGAGGAGTGCAGCCTGGCCCAGAGCTTACAATATCTCTGGGGGAGGAACATGATGATGATGTACATAGTTGCAGTGTGAGCAACCCTCTAAGTAATGAAACGGCTACATTCACTGCAAAGGATTGCTACACAG aCCAAAGTTCATCTGTAGCAGTGATTGCCAGCATCATCAGCATCTTTTTAATTGTGCTACTCGTGGTTTTGGGCATACTGTTCTGCAAAGTATACCATAAAG CATGTTTTGCAACAGCTGATTTGGAAAAACAGTCACCACCCTGTAAAACAGAAG GTTCAGATAAGAAGAAAGCCCAGGGTGATGAAAATAAGTCTCTTCTTCATAGAACAGACACAATTCCCTCTCAGCAGCCACTTCGCAATTTGGCCCAAGCAG GTTCAAAGAAGAACATAGACAAGCATAAGAAAACTTTGTCTCCTCCTTCCCCTCCACGTAGGGAGTCCCCTTCTCCTCTGGATCTGAATAATCTTGCTTGCAGCGACAAAGGTGATGCAGAGTCCGACCAGCTCAGAGACTGTGCAGAGGATATAGTCCCATTATACGACCCCTCACACTCTGAGAAGGCAAATGAACCAGACCTAGCTGGTGTGTCGTACGACTTAGGTGAGGAATTCTCCATCGCTCCTGAACAGCCAG AGCCAGAGAAAGAGGCAGATGAGGATGAGGAAGAACAGTCTGCTCCTGCCAGTGCTGAAACTACTTCTGCCGCTCAGCCACATTCCCCTTTGACCGAAGGCTGTCTAAATATGGCACCGAAGGACGCCACTGGTGAACACAAAGAAGACGCCAACTCAGATCAGGTCACTGGAGAAATTGCAGATAAAAATGGGGGAGAATCTGACTCATCAGGCGAAGAGGAAAGAAATGAATCGGACGACTCTATCGAGGACAAACAGCCGTCCACCGTTCCTGAACAGAAAGGTTCAGAAACATTATTACATGAGCATGATTCAAACTTATCACAGGATGAAACACAGACAAGAGAAAGCAACCAGCAAGAAAAAGTCAAACCAGTTTCTGAAGATGAAAATGAAAGGAATAGTGTAGGTGACCGTGAAGATGCAGATAAAGACTCAGATCTGTATTTAGCCACCTCCCAGCAACCTCAGAGCCCCACACCAACAAAAGCAGACAACACAACCGATACCTTTCAAAAGTCTCTAGACACTGCACATGCAGACCCAGATCGAGAAGAACAGGACAAGATCAGCCATGACTCAGATGAGGGTCAGTCCGATAAAGGCAAGGGTGAAACTGTTGAAGATAAAAATGAGGTCAAGTGTGACCTAAAAGAAGAAAAGCAGGGCAATAAGAGCCGTAGTCAGGATGCAGAAGGACAAAAGAAAGATGAAGCTGTTGgcctttaa
- the klhl6 gene encoding kelch-like protein 6 has product MSESLERTTDGPLPLLVDESSPDEGRNSLTGSSELRWEDGGLPVELQRGMETLRVNKELTDVVLCVQGHDFLCHRAILAAASHYFRAMFCSGLKESHEERVEIKGLDSGTMQSLLEYTYTSRALLTHSNVQRILEAASQFQFLRVVDACAGFLSKSLQLESCIGILNLAESHALPALKTVAEDYIATKFSQVVQQPDFLELPAESLEAVLQRDDLDVKCEECVFEALMRWVRARQDEHYPSLARLLSHVRLPLLEPAYFVEKVESDELIRRCSEAFPLLQEARIYHLSGSEVVSERTKPRVRHFLSEVFLIIGGCTKDERFISTVTCLDPLRRSRLEVARLPITEMEDESQNRKWVEFACITFRNELYISGGKETKHDVWKYNGALDKWIQIESLTTGRWRHKMAVHGGKVYTLGGFDGIQRLDSVEAYDPFHNRWTQVTPLAVGVSSFAAASFDRWIYVIGGGPNGKLATDKVQCWEPGTDSWELRAPIPIETKCTNAVTFKSCIYIVGGAMHAMYCYSPLSDSWCLVTRLGERASCAIAACNNKLFITGGRDNKNQVISTVMCWDVGRGVLTEECVLPMGVSHHGSVTLMKSYTHIHRITSASECQ; this is encoded by the exons ATGAGTGAGTCACTGGAGAGGACTACAGACGGTCCCTTGCCGCTTCTTGTAGATGAGTCCAGCCCAGACGAGGGGAGAAACAGCCTGACAGGCTCCAGTGAGTTACGTTGGGAAGATGGAGGTCTACCTGTGGAGCTGCAGAGAGGGATGGAGACCCTACGAGTAAACAAAGAACTGACTGATGTGGTACTGTGTGTTCAGGGACATGACTTCCTTTGTCATAGAGCCATACTCGCTGCTGCCAGTCATTACTTCAG GGCCATGTTTTGCAGTGGTCTGAAGGAGAGTCATGAGGAGCGTGTGGAAATAAAGGGGTTGGACAGTGGGACAATGCAGTCTCTCCTGGAGTATACCTACACCAGCCGTGCCCTCCTAACCCACTCAAATGTCCAGAGAATACTAGAGGCTGCCAGTCAATTTCAG TTCTTGCGTGTGGTGGATGCATGTGCTGGCTTCCTGAGCAAGTCACTGCAGCTAGAGAGTTGCATTGGGATCCTGAATCTTGCTGAAAGCCATGCCTTGCCGGCCTTGAAGACCGTGGCTGAGGATTACATTGCCACTAAGTTCTCCCAGGTAGTCCAGCAGCCGGACTTCCTGGAGCTGCCAGCAGAGTCTCTGGAGGCTGTCCTGCAGAGGGACGACCTTGATGTGAAGTGTGAGGAGTGTGTTTTTGAAGCACTCATGCGCTGGGTGAGAGCCCGGCAGGATGAACACTATCCTTCACTAGCCAGGTTGCTCtcacatgtgcgactgccatTGTTGGAGCCTGCGTACTTTGTAGAAAAAGTAGAATCAGATGAACTGATTCGCCGCTGCAGTGAGGCTTTTCCTTTGCTCCAAGAGGCCCGCATCTATCACCTCTCCGGCAGTGAG GTGGTCTCTGAACGAACCAAACCCCGTGTGCGGCACTTTCTATCAGAGGTGTTTCTAATCATTGGAGGCTGCACCAAAGATGAACGCTTCATTTCCACTGTCACCTGTTTGGACCCCCTCAGACGCAGCAGGCTGGAGGTGGCCAGGCTGCCAATCACAGAGATGGAGGATGAATCCCAAAACAGGAAATGGGTGGAGTTTGCATGCATCACCTTCCGCAATGAATTATACATATCTG GAGGTAAAGAGACAAAGCATGATGTTTGGAAATATAATGGTGCCCTGGACAAGTGGATCCAGATCGAATCCCTGACAACTGGGCGCTGGAGACACAAGATGGCAGTTCATGGGGGGAAAGTGTACACACTGGGTGGATTTGATGGAATTCAGAGACTCGATAGTGTTGAAGCCTATGATCCCTTTCACAATCGCTGGACACAG GTGACACCTCTTGCAGTAGGCGTGAGCTCCTTTGCTGCTGCAAGCTTTGACAGATGGATCTATGTGATTGGAGGCGGGCCGAATGGAAAGTTGGCAACTGATAAGGTTCAGTGCTGGGAACCTGGGACAGACAGCTGGGAACTGAGGGCGCCCATTCCAATCGAAACCAAATGCACTAATGCTGTCACGTTCAAGAGCTGCATCTATATAGTTG GTGGTGCCATGCATGCTATGTACTGCTACTCACCTCTGTCAGACTCCTGGTGCCTTGTGACCCGTCTGGGGGAGAGGGCGAGCTGCGCCATAGCTGCCTGTAACAACAAACTTTTCATCACTGGGGGACGAGATAACAAGAACCAAGTCATCTCCACGGTGATGTGCTGGGACGTTGGCAGAGGGGTGTTGACAGAAGAGTGTGTTTTACCTATGGGAGTGTCCCACCACGGTAGTGTGACACTCATGAAgtcctacacacacatacacagaataACATCTGCTTCAGAGTGCCAATGA
- the LOC116047298 gene encoding clumping factor A-like isoform X1, whose amino-acid sequence MSRRYFLAYFTFFSSLVAGQSPKYALKGQEFFIMPDVAGHPDGILWKHSGNKVVEFNGNEQQVYTPYENRITLDWVSAELGITELRFEDSGDYELEIEVNKGLHRSIYKLEVIDKVAKPTISCEMSDGSSSNRSGQLVCSAEPRQPLMKFEWRTHGGVQPGPELTISLGEEHDDDVHSCSVSNPLSNETATFTAKDCYTDQSSSVAVIASIISIFLIVLLVVLGILFCKVYHKACFATADLEKQSPPCKTEGSDKKKAQGDENKSLLHRTDTIPSQQPLRNLAQAGFVKERAKMFEQINDGQTGSKKNIDKHKKTLSPPSPPRRESPSPLDLNNLACSDKGDAESDQLRDCAEDIVPLYDPSHSEKANEPDLAGVSYDLGEEFSIAPEQPEPEKEADEDEEEQSAPASAETTSAAQPHSPLTEGCLNMAPKDATGEHKEDANSDQVTGEIADKNGGESDSSGEEERNESDDSIEDKQPSTVPEQKGSETLLHEHDSNLSQDETQTRESNQQEKVKPVSEDENERNSVGDREDADKDSDLYLATSQQPQSPTPTKADNTTDTFQKSLDTAHADPDREEQDKISHDSDEGQSDKGKGETVEDKNEVKCDLKEEKQGNKSRSQDAEGQKKDEAVGL is encoded by the exons ATGTCTCGTCGTTATTTCCTGGCCTATTTCACATTTTTCTCGTCTCTGG TTGCTGGACAGTCTCCAAAATATGCACTCAAGGGGCAGGAGTTCTTTATAATGCCAGACGTCGCTGGACACCCTGATGGAATTCTGTGGAAACATAGTGGCAACAAAGTGGTGGAGTTTAATGGCAATGAGCAACAGGTGTACACCCCATATGAAAACAGGATCACTCTTGATTGGGTCTCTGCAGAACTCGGTATCACTGAACTCAGATTTGAAGACAGCGGAGACTATGAATTGGAAATAGAAGTAAACAAAGGATTGCATCGTTCAATTTATAAATTGGAGGTCATAG ACAAGGTTGCCAAGCCCACCATATCCTGCGAGATGAGCGATGGCAGCAGCTCTAACAGATCTGGACAGTTGGTGTGCTCGGCAGAGCCCAGACAACCTTTAATGAAGTTTGAGTGGAGAACACATGGAGGAGTGCAGCCTGGCCCAGAGCTTACAATATCTCTGGGGGAGGAACATGATGATGATGTACATAGTTGCAGTGTGAGCAACCCTCTAAGTAATGAAACGGCTACATTCACTGCAAAGGATTGCTACACAG aCCAAAGTTCATCTGTAGCAGTGATTGCCAGCATCATCAGCATCTTTTTAATTGTGCTACTCGTGGTTTTGGGCATACTGTTCTGCAAAGTATACCATAAAG CATGTTTTGCAACAGCTGATTTGGAAAAACAGTCACCACCCTGTAAAACAGAAG GTTCAGATAAGAAGAAAGCCCAGGGTGATGAAAATAAGTCTCTTCTTCATAGAACAGACACAATTCCCTCTCAGCAGCCACTTCGCAATTTGGCCCAAGCAG GATTTGTCAAAGAGAGAGCAAAGATGTTTGAACAAATCAATGATGGACAGACAG GTTCAAAGAAGAACATAGACAAGCATAAGAAAACTTTGTCTCCTCCTTCCCCTCCACGTAGGGAGTCCCCTTCTCCTCTGGATCTGAATAATCTTGCTTGCAGCGACAAAGGTGATGCAGAGTCCGACCAGCTCAGAGACTGTGCAGAGGATATAGTCCCATTATACGACCCCTCACACTCTGAGAAGGCAAATGAACCAGACCTAGCTGGTGTGTCGTACGACTTAGGTGAGGAATTCTCCATCGCTCCTGAACAGCCAG AGCCAGAGAAAGAGGCAGATGAGGATGAGGAAGAACAGTCTGCTCCTGCCAGTGCTGAAACTACTTCTGCCGCTCAGCCACATTCCCCTTTGACCGAAGGCTGTCTAAATATGGCACCGAAGGACGCCACTGGTGAACACAAAGAAGACGCCAACTCAGATCAGGTCACTGGAGAAATTGCAGATAAAAATGGGGGAGAATCTGACTCATCAGGCGAAGAGGAAAGAAATGAATCGGACGACTCTATCGAGGACAAACAGCCGTCCACCGTTCCTGAACAGAAAGGTTCAGAAACATTATTACATGAGCATGATTCAAACTTATCACAGGATGAAACACAGACAAGAGAAAGCAACCAGCAAGAAAAAGTCAAACCAGTTTCTGAAGATGAAAATGAAAGGAATAGTGTAGGTGACCGTGAAGATGCAGATAAAGACTCAGATCTGTATTTAGCCACCTCCCAGCAACCTCAGAGCCCCACACCAACAAAAGCAGACAACACAACCGATACCTTTCAAAAGTCTCTAGACACTGCACATGCAGACCCAGATCGAGAAGAACAGGACAAGATCAGCCATGACTCAGATGAGGGTCAGTCCGATAAAGGCAAGGGTGAAACTGTTGAAGATAAAAATGAGGTCAAGTGTGACCTAAAAGAAGAAAAGCAGGGCAATAAGAGCCGTAGTCAGGATGCAGAAGGACAAAAGAAAGATGAAGCTGTTGgcctttaa